The following is a genomic window from Antechinus flavipes isolate AdamAnt ecotype Samford, QLD, Australia chromosome 3, AdamAnt_v2, whole genome shotgun sequence.
ACTTACCATTGTTTGTTCTAAAGTATTAATTCTTGTCATTATTTCTCTCTAGTCATTCCATTTCATTCCTTCCAAGTTTTCTTGTAATTATTGTGGCTAGGACATTCTTTTCTCTGGCAACTTTCCTTGGAATGGTGAAATAACTATGTTTACAACTTTGGCTTCTCAAGATTGTTCTATATTACATTcacatttgcttttgttttcttatgtttCCAGTCTGTTTCTAGATTAAGGGATTTGTGCTTTAGTCAAATTCTGTTCCTGTATTTCTATATGATATTAGAAAGTTTGATCTTGAGGTTGATGGTTAAAGCTAAGTAGGTTTTGCCTTCCAAAGGAATTCTTTGGTCTTATCTTCTGCTGTTTCAGACCCAAACTACATGAATTTTGGGTTAAGTATAAGCTGCTAGTATGCCAACATggcactttcttttctttttctttttaaatagctttttattttcaaaatactgcatagataattttcaccatttacccttgaaaaactttgtgtccAAAACAGAGATAGttgggttttctttttcatgCCAAATCAGTTATGGCTGAGTAACTCCTAAGTCAGCTCCTTGCTACTCAGCCAATTAGAAGATTTCTTTCAAATCACCAGACAGTACCAGACCCTCAATTATGCAAAGCTAGAAAGTTTCCCCTTAACTTTCCATGAAGTCACTTGGAATGAAACTCAATAGGGAAAGATCTGTGCATGTTTGAGAGAATGGCATCAGGCAGAAAATATCTTATTTGCACATGCTTCAACAACTGGACCCTTATATAATAtctcttaattctacttttaaaatgtcattgccCAGAACAGAACACTATACACACATTTAGTGGCCAAAATTTTCACCTCCTTAATGTATCCCAGAAATTTATTAGCTTTTTTGGGAGTACTatatgagcttgagaaggaaaaagcaagttctttcttttaaaaaaaattcactgtgTTTAGTACtatgtttggcatatagtagctACTACTGCCACCTTTTTTCAAGCCActgataaaaacataaaatagcaaaggctcattttatagataaggaactaaggcaaataaggttaaacaacttacccagagtcatacaactaacaagtttctgagaccagatttgaattcagaaagatgagtcttcttgacttcagatctagcattctatctattgtgccatttagctgccccaggCAAAAAGACAGATCCCTAGTAGACATCACTGCATTATTCCTTCTAATttgacattgaaccattaatGACAAATTTTTGACTATTTCcaaatctatttatcatctaAGCCTCTCCATGTTTTccactaaaaatatatatttttttctattcctattgCTGCtactttcaatttatatttacataaaagaTATCACAGCATTATTAAGTTCTCTGCCTGAACCAAGCATTATAAAGATCACTGGAATTGGACTCAGGAAGAATGAATCAGGTTCAAATATCATTTAGggcatttagtagctgtgtgaccactAGCTAGTTCCTTATTCTCTTTGAGCTTTTCTCAACCATAAGTGTGATAACTCTACATTTACCAAAAAGAGCTGTTGTGTGCTCAAATGactttatacaaaataatattatcaATTGTTAACTACCCTGAATCCACCATACATGGTCATAATACATTAATCTTtatcaaatagcatttatatcaAGTCACTGGTATAACAATTATAGATTACCACTGTCCCTAGGAcaaaatctggatttttttttttttaggctgtCATTCCAAACCCATTTTAGCTAATCCACCTTACTTTCCAGCAAGAATTCTCTCTTCCACCTAATTTCTGCCTTTGTTCATTATCACTGCATTCTATTAAAATCCTACCCATTTTTTCGGAATCAAGGTTCCTTCTTCTATAAAGACTCTGCCAAGTCCACAGTCATCTCTTCATAATCTAAATTCCTATAGAACTATTTGTAATAAGTTGTCTTGGAACTCTCTTACTTCATTTAttagcttcagaaacttactttATCTTTCTATCCTGCAAGTTTGCATTAGTCTTAAAAGTAGAACtatatcttaaaaatattatgtattttccATAGTGCCTAATCCACAAAAAAGCATTCacttgaatttaaatatttggaaGGCCTTGAAAAGAGGGCAGTATATTTTGATTTGATGCAACAGCTAGATTCTAAATAGTGACATGATGCCTAAATCACGTAGGCATATAAATGTGATCCTCAGTTCTTCAACACTATGTAAATAAAATCTTAATAAGGCACAGCaagacctaattttttttttttttggtctaagaATTGTATGTGAAACTGTACATATCTATTCCctactaaaaaacaaaagtatgtaataaataaaacattacttTTAAAACTCTCAATTGTCAAGGGAGGCATTCAGTTTGTTGACCTGTGCTGATGGCTTTCCTATCACCTATGGACTTTTGGTTAATATTCTTTGTAGTTCTGGGATAAAGTCAATTAATGTAGTTTCTCACTGGATTTCACAATTAATTGGTCTTATACTACTTTTAGATTTTTAGTGGAGTTGGTCTGGGGGAGGTGAACTAATTGCCTTGTTGTGGTTCAGTCTGACGTTTAAACACACCTAGTCCCTTAGCAAAGAAGtgtaatagtaataaaaattcaaaagtctacgactggcaaaaaaaaagatctatgtaCCTTTTATTCAATTACTGTCCTTCTATGCCAAAGTAAATCCGAAAAATATCAGCACATCCCCTGGCACTTAAAAATTGATAAAGTTGACCCAAATCCATGTGATTTCCTCTGTTTCCATTTgtatcaaaaactttttcttcaaaattaaaaaattttctttgtttttgcatttcATCATGTGTGCCATCAAAAGTAATGTCCTCTCGATGACGAATTAAAATTCTCTTCCATGCTAATCTTCGGAGtctggaaagaaatttttaaagaaaatttttccaaaatgtaaaagacattcagaaactttaaaaaacagaagctATACAAGAAAGAATTTGACTTACCAAAGTCAAAAAACTCCCTTACTTCATTTAACAGCTTCAGAAACTTACCTTATATTTTTCTCCTGCAAGATTGCACTAGCCTTAAAAGTAGAACTATATCTTAAACATATCACGTATTTTCCATAGTAACTAATCCACAAAAAGCATTGACTTGAATTTCAGTGCAAAATCTGTGTTTATTTACTGTGTTTACTTAGGATAAGGATTGATGATCATAGAGTTAGATATGGGAAAAgaccctcattttagagataaggaaactcagaTCCAGAAAGATCAACTGATTTGCTTTTGGTTATACAAAGTAAAACTGTCAAAGACAGAATTAGAACCTtggttttctgacttcaaattcagtacCATGCCATtggggtttttggtttgtttgtgtTAGTTTTAATTTTAGGCTAGTTATTTAACCTCTAATCCTTAGgattctgtaaaataaggaagtaaTAACAAAGTTGATTGTAAACAAAGTGTAAAATGAGATATTCTCTAAGTATCCATTAGTACAGAGATAGGAAGATGTGTGGAAAGAACAGTGGACATGGATTTTGGAGATTTGATTCTACCATTTACTAGCTTCATAAtgtgagaaaaatcacttaataatCTGTGCCTCAGTTACCTCCTcggtaaaatagagataataataattgtcctatcttttctttagaattttctcAAGAATCACATAAGACAAAACATATGAAAGCTGTAAAAGTATAGGTTATTATATagttacatttttatataagtaTGATGGATGTATACTATTTACTGACCACTTaggcaaaaagaagaaatatacaagGAATATGAGAAACAGAATCACAAGCCTGGCACagaggaataataatattgcatATTTTGAGAGTGTTGTAGAACTCAAgtaagatactatttgtaaagcacttagcatagtcccTGAAACATACTGGATactttctctttaataatttcctcactttcataatttcattcttggagaagtgaagaaagcaacaaagaaaaattctattttggactAGTTGCTGGAGTAGAATGATAGCAAAAGTTGGATCAAGTGTGAGTCAGGAATTACAAACCTTTAGGATCCTGGTGTTTGTGATAATGAAAAGGAAGGTTCAGCATAATCTGGTTTACACAATAGATAGGATCTCATGGATTAAATATTCTACAGAAGAATTCAACTGAGGAGGGATCAAATACTTGCATGAATAACATtctgaagagacagagagaaacaattccaatcagaagaaaaaaatggaagatggaAGTGAGAACAGATAACCAAATGAATATATAAGTACTATCAGAATAGAATTAATACTGTTTGGGCTCTGAATAAGCTGACCCTGATAAGGAAAgctaacaagaagaaaaaattaagctattctaagaaaaagagagggattatgatggatacaaaggaaaataaatgataattaacAACATAGAAAAGGTTCagttattttatgtctttttatcTCTACTAAGAACAACCTTTGGATAGATAAGGCCAGAACACAAATAGATAACAGTGAATCGATAGTAGATAGTAATAGACAGTAAATCTAATctcttactatatacaatatgGTAAGAAAAATACTAAGCAGTCCATAAGAATTCTAATCACTGAGCCAAGATGAATTATGCCCTTGAAAAATCACAGAACTGGCAAATATGATTGCTGAGTCATTGTCAATGATTTATGAAACAATGTAGTGAATAAAAGCTATTTTAGGATTGGGGAAATACAAACGtcctaaatttcaaaaaaagacaaatgtctAGACAGAATCAATAACCATAAGGAACTTGACTTTGATTACTTGGAAAATTCTAGATtagaataataatttgaaaacatatattattgtggaaaaaaaaaagagggcttGTGGGttagatcaggggttcttaaactttttcctcttatgactcctttttgcccaagaaatttttatgcaaccttGGGCATAGGGGTATATAAAAtctgtatacaaatcaaacatataataataaaccATAACTTTGCCATCCCCTCTTTCGGTTATACAACCTTATAGGGAGTTATGAtgcaatttaagaagctttgggctAGATGATAATACCAAATGGATATGGTACTAGATGAATGGCCAGGCTCATATGACCAACCTGTGCTTGGTCCTGAGCTGTTTAATATTTCTTCAGTGATATGTAGCTAAAGGCATAATGCCATATTTATCTACCCTTTAGGTGACAGAAAGCTGGGACTACTAACACTTTGAATGTTGACAGTCAGAATCCTAGCAATCTTGAGCTTACTCTAATAAAACGAAATTTAATCAGggataaatattttcttagatcTGGATTAAAGAGATCAATTTTACAAGTATCTGAAGTACTGTGTTCAATTTGGGTGCTACAGTTTCCAGAGAACCACCAGCATGGTAAAAGATTTTATGTCTTAAAAGGAACAACTGAAGAAACTAGGGAGCTTTCCATTGGAGAACAGAATAATCAGACCAAAAAAACTGTAAGGTGCTATCAAGTGGAAGACTTGTTCCAGTTGGCTCCTGAGGAAGTTTCAAAGACTCAAATTtcagcctgatttcagaaaagatttcTAACTTTAGAATTAAAGTTATCAATAAATGGAAAGGGTGGCCTCAAGAACTGGATACTACTTGTATCTTTGTAATAGTGATTCCTTTCTGAGTAAGAGCTAGATTAGATGTACAATGGAAATCTACAAGGACAAGTGAGAAAAGTACAAAAGTGAAATATATCTTTCTGTCCTTAGTGTGCTGGCCCCAAATCCATtggttcttcctttctttttctggctAATTAGCTCAAGCTCCCTAGGGGCTGAGCAAAAAGCAAAGAGATAGCTACTTTTGCTCAACTTGTATTTGGTATGTGGTACTGCTGTCTACTTCCATTATTGTTACTCCCTGTGCTAGAAGAAGAGATCATCTAAGAGCAGGCTTATTTTCATGTGACTTTTTTCTTTACCCCATGTTATGGCTGCCTTAAAGGTTCACTTGATCAAAGGTACATAGTTAAGTTTGCAATACAGCTTAAATATCAATCTATCAGACTTCTTAGCTCAGTATTTTCAAGAGTGTATGACACTTATTTCTAAACACAATCCTGGATTTTCCCCATTTACCTCTTCTATACCTACTTATGAACTGCTAAATGGAATTTGAGAAAATTGCATGCCACGCTGATTAAGTACATTACAAATTCAAAATGTTTAACCTAAACAAATTTGCTGTAGCACAGCGAATTCCCCACAGCTATTCCAAACCTTTGCATCTCTCCTCAAATCTTCCacatcttctctcttcctcttaatTGAAAACTTTGACTTAACTTTATTAAGCAAATTGAGGTTATTTGCTGTTGAGCTTTACTTCTCAAAATCCTGTGATATcttcccattcccttctccaagCTTTCACTCTCTAATGATGTGGTCCTTCTTACCAATGCCTAAATATGCCCCTAATCTTATCCACTCCAAATTTTCAGTACATTTCCCTGTCTATCTAATCTACAATCTCTCTACCTTTTGATTCCTTCCCCACTGCTTTCAAACATGTTCAAATCAAAGAAACGAAAAACCCTATCATTCCCTGTAAACCATTATTCTCCTCAGCCAAACTCTTAAAAATGCTGACTGCAATCATTGCCTCTATTTCTCTTCTGAAACCTGGCTTCTGATCCTATCACTCAAACAAAATGGTTCTCCAAACTCaccttttaattgccaaatcttaggtttctttctcagtcctcatttttTCTGACTCTCCTGCTGTTTATCAATCTCTCCTCTAAGATATCCTCTTCTTTCTGGATTTTGATGACCCTATTCTCTACTGGTTCTTTCTTTACCTATCCAAATGTatcttcttagttttctttttggttcAAATTCCATATCAGGACTTCCAATGATCAATGTAACCCAAGAGTCCATCCTaggatctattttattttctctctatattctaTACAGATGACTCACCAATCTATATATCAAGCCAAAGTTCTCTTCTGAGCTCTAGTCCCACATTAACTGCCTATTGAATTTTTCAAAGTGGATGTTCTAGACACATCTCAAATTCACCATATCCCCAAGAACTTATCCTCATTACCCCCTATCCATTTCTATCCTCTTTCCAACAATTCTATTTGTGTTAAAAAGTACCATCATTCTTTCCATCTTCAAGGTTCGTAATCTTAGTATTATCTTGAACTCTTCATTTTCATTCAACTCACATACTTGATCCATTAACACATCttgttatttttctgttcttaCACTCTCACATCcaattcctttttctctattcacaCAGCTACTATCTTGTTTTAGGccttcattattttttacctagattattgcaatggtCTTCTAAATGGAGTTCCTGTCTTAAATATCTCCCCACTCCAATTATCCTCCACTTAGCTGAAAAATTATCTTAAGTGGagatttgaccatgtcactcccctccTCAATAATTCTCAGTGGTTCCATTGCCTCTGGGATTCAATATAAATTCCTCTAATGTGTTTAAAAATTTCACAATTTGACTTTAAACATTCTGTCCAGCCTCATTATACATTAATTTTCTTCCAATATTCTACAGTTAACCAAAttagcttttccttttttcttcctacaCTGAACTCCATCTCTAATTACATTGCCCTGGTTTTCACCTATAATTGAAATGTACTTCTCACCTTCACCTAAGATCTCTCACTTCCCTCAAGACACAGCTCAAACATAACCATCTACCAGAAAACTTTCCTGATTACTCCAATTGCTaatatttccctccctcccaagagaacataagttccttaaaaaaaaaaaaaaaagtatttcattttttgtctttgtctttctagaGTCTAGTATTGTGCTTGGGTACAGAGATGGCAATCAGTTCTTATTATTACTTAATTacctaattattattttgttattaagtAATAAACACAGCATCATGAGTTCTATGATAATATTTTGGGAGGAGGGgccacaaaaaataaacaaaccttgCCCAGAACTCTTCACATGTACTTTGTGAACCTTCAACACAAATAACCCCAGGCTTCCCAGGCATGCTAAATCCAGAAAGGGAGAGATCCTTTGCCCATTCcataatatatttccttttctgtttgttgTAAATATGATGGCTATAGATCCAAAGTCTGGTGAAAATGACATCTGTTGAATAAGTTGGATTTGTGGTAGTGATGGTGGAAGATGTGGGTTCTCTTTTGATATAAGTTGATGCATGTTCTTTAACCCATTCTGTTGCATTTAGTATACAGACTTCTCCACAGTATCCTTTTTGAAGGTAGGCAGTTAGGTCTGTGTTCAGCTGAGCCTGTTGGGTTCTACTTAATGAAAGTGATCTGATGAAAAATAGAAGCAGAGaaaaatctttcttaattttcttatgccaaattttgaaaatattaaaaataattcttagttCTTTATTGTAATCTTTGGCAAAGAATCTCTAtaacatttattgttgttgtacGTTCCATAACATACCTGACAGTAATTTCAGGAAGGACTGTGGGATACTGAAAAGGGAGGGCACAAGACAAAGAAAACATAACCTGAAAATAGAGAACAATAATGTTTTAGGATTTTGTACTAACAACTGCTATGTCtacatttccttaaaaaatgaaagtaaattacCATAGATTCGTCAGAAATctctacttttatatttatagtaaAGTGAACTTTTGAAGATGGAATTTCTGTGGTCCTCATTTCCACGTAGTCTTTCAGTTCTGCTAAAGCCAGATGATCATGCATTAGGAATTCATTCGCATCTGGAAACATGCTAGCCAGCAGCTCTAATTCAGATAGCTGAGCTTCAGCTTGCTGAACTTCAGTCATTTTAAGCTGTTTAGgggaatgagattttaaaaagatattttaaaaacatcatttctgataaagcaaatataaaataatcaggCCTTCAAAATTGTGTTTGTCATTTAAGTCTCAAATTTAAGTATAtctattatttctcctttatctcAAATTCAATTGCAATTTGAAGGGAGATATTCAAATAGTGTAGGGGTTTGAAGTATTAGTATGAtccatatattaaaattattggtaagaaaggaaaatgacccaGAAGTCCAAAGATCATCGCAATAAATCTGGCCAGAATGGACTGAGTCCTCTAAAGAAGAAACAGTCATTTTGGGAAAGTCACAATGAAATGTGGTGTCTCCAGGAACAAGTTAAATTTTCTAGCAGGTACTAGATGAGGTTTAGAAAACTTGAAGgaaaggatcacagatttagggcTGTATCTCAAAGGAACTTTGGAAATCACTTAATtgaactctttttttattaataagattACTGATACCCAGGAAAGTAAAGAGGCttgcttgcccaaagtcacaaggGAATAGGCGAGTAAGGATTTGAAACTAGGAGCTCTGCCTATAATAATTCCAGTTATCTTCTTTGTATCACAACAGAGAGAGATTCTCGGACGACAGAATGGAAAGGGAGATCAGAAGACATTAACTAGCAGGTGGGAAGAGGAGTTGGTCCGAATTTACTATACCTGGTCTCTTCCCATTTCCCCGTACATCTTGTCAATTAATTGGAAAAGGAACGATCTGTCAATAGTTTAGAAAATAGGAGTATCTCAGGCACTGGATTGCAATACTTCCCCTCCAGAAAATTGGATAACATTGCAAGACGATTCCTACACTACGCCAGTCTGCCCTTGCTAGTTCTGATTAGGGAGAAATTTTCGCTGCTTTGTTCATGCTCACCTAAGGTTTGATTACAGATGTGAGTCGGATAACTCTCATTCCCCACCCCACGTCTCAAGTTCTGGCGCAGCCCGAAAGGTACGACCTCTCCGTTTCCTTGCAACACAGAACCTGAAAAGTCCTGGAAAGGCCAACGTAGAATCTGCTTTTCCAGCAAAATGgtttagaaataaatatgaattctCTGGATCTCAGCCCTTTGAGAAAGGCTTGGGAAGTCATAGGTAAATTGAGGAGCTGCAAGATTTTGAACTAAAAATCTCTCCACTATGAATACAGCAACAGAATAGAGATTCTGGAAGGTCCGGCAAGTTACCAACCCAAAGGCTGGAAAGCAGGACTTCCGGGTCCTCTACACTGCGCGCGCATCTCGAGGTGGGCCAGTCGTAGGCGCCTGGAAGAATACAAACATTTAATTCCTATCCCATAATACCCTTTTCCGGAAATTAACACGGGGCCTTGGGCTGCTCTGGGCGTAGATTTTGTCGTGGTGGAGTCGTCACTTAGAAGAGGTGGGGCCGAAGGGTAATCGCGGACTCTTTAGAGGGGCAGCAATGGGAGCAGTATCTGTAGGTGAGTCCCGTTTCCCTTGACACGCCATCAGCGCCGCTTCTCATCCTCCGGACTGTGAGTCTCGCACCGTCCCTTCTTTTCCTTAGACCGGGAGTTGCTCTCTTTGGggccttttcctccttcctcgaGTTCTTTGCCCAACTGCAGGCTCTTTAGTCCTACTGGCTGCGTGTTCCGTCacttaagtgaattgtccaatgAGAGAAGTCGATAGTGGCTTCCCCTTATCTCAATTGAAGCGACCACTGGGTTTGAGACCTTAAAGTTGCACAGTTGCTGGGTAGCACCGTTTGGGGGGCGAGGTTCGGGACTCGCGGGCAGCTTCGGGAAACCACGTGGTAGGAAGAGCTTTTGTGATAGCTCTCACGTGGTGTTGAATCGGGGCACCCGAAATACGGGGGACTCCCTTGAACTCCTGGGAGCCAGTATTTGGATATAATCTTCCCGGGCCTGCTTCCTGCTCCAAATTCGATTCTGTGGATATTAAGAGTCTTTAATGttacttctaattctaaaattttggAATCTACAACAAACCCTTGGTGATCGAACATAAGAAGACCATACTGAAGAGCTAATGGTTATATTCAAAGGAGATGTTATATAGTTTGAGGGAGAAGAAATTGGGAGGAAGAGGAATGAAAAAGACGAGGACAGCAGCCTAGACTTGTCCAACTGGTTGAGGTGTGGTGTGCGCTACCTTAAAGATATAATTTACCTAAGATCACTTCCTCTAAAACTCTCAGACTTTATGGCTTTAATATATCTGATGCTGCAGACTTGTAATGTATATTATAGCAATATACTTGCTTTCATGATGTTCTGTATAGTTATAAAATG
Proteins encoded in this region:
- the RWDD2B gene encoding RWD domain-containing protein 2B, which encodes MTEVQQAEAQLSELELLASMFPDANEFLMHDHLALAELKDYVEMRTTEIPSSKVHFTINIKVEISDESMVMFSLSCALPFQYPTVLPEITVRSLSLSRTQQAQLNTDLTAYLQKGYCGEVCILNATEWVKEHASTYIKREPTSSTITTTNPTYSTDVIFTRLWIYSHHIYNKQKRKYIMEWAKDLSLSGFSMPGKPGVICVEGSQSTCEEFWARLRRLAWKRILIRHREDITFDGTHDEMQKQRKFFNFEEKVFDTNGNRGNHMDLGQLYQFLSARGCADIFRIYFGIEGQ